The Methanomassiliicoccales archaeon DNA segment ATCTGCGACAAGTGCGGCGGAGAGCTGTATCAAAGGAGCGACGACACCGAGAAGATCGTGCGGGAAAGGTTCACCACCTACACCGAACGCACAGCCCCGCTCACCGAGCACTACCGCAAGAAGGGCGTGCTCAAATCGGTGGACGGCATGGGCTCCATCGACGACGTTTACAAGCGCATCGCCAAGGTAATAAAGGCTGCCTGAAGTTAACGAAAAGGTTAAAGGCAGGTAGTAATTACCACCGTTTCGCACAGCCCCGTAGTGTAGCGGTCAATCATGCGGGACTCTGGATCCTGCGACGGCAGTTCGAATCTGCCCGGGGCTACCACTTATCCCCTTACGGCTCTTCCAGACGCTCTTCACCCTGGCACAGGTCCTGGAAATACTTCTCCGCGTCCGGCGGTCCGCGGGATATCACGACATCCCCGACCTCCAGTTTAGCGTCCTTCTCCGGCCCGTACAGGTACTTGCGGCCCCTTTTGATCGCGACGACCCACATGCCGCTCTGGCTGGCCAGCCTCATGCTGCCCAAGGTGCGTCCGACCAGGTCCGAGCCCTCCTTGACCTCGGCCAAGGTGATGGTGGTGTCGGCGTCCTTGATGCTTAACCGGATCACCGGGTGCGGCTCGTCATCGTGGATGGTGACCATGGCTATCTGCATCGCGGCCTCGGATATCTCCTCCACCGCCATGGCCAGCTTGATGATCGCGAAGGCCTTTCCCTCGTCGTGGTCCTGCCCGGACCGGGCGATGGCCTGGCGCTGGATGTTGTTGGCCAGTTCGTCCAGCATCTCCTCCATCAGCACCACCTCCTCGGCGATCTCCTTGTTGTTGTAGAGCAGGGAGGAATAGGCCAGGTCGATCATCAGCTCGGAGGTGTCCTTGAGCTCCAGAAGCATGTCCTCTAATTGGTCCATCACTCTTCCTCCCCTTTGTCGTCGGGATAGACCGGCCACTTTTCCTCGCCATTGGCGTACTTTCTGAGGATGTCGTAGCCGTCGTCGGTGCCGCG contains these protein-coding regions:
- a CDS encoding potassium channel protein gives rise to the protein MDQLEDMLLELKDTSELMIDLAYSSLLYNNKEIAEEVVLMEEMLDELANNIQRQAIARSGQDHDEGKAFAIIKLAMAVEEISEAAMQIAMVTIHDDEPHPVIRLSIKDADTTITLAEVKEGSDLVGRTLGSMRLASQSGMWVVAIKRGRKYLYGPEKDAKLEVGDVVISRGPPDAEKYFQDLCQGEERLEEP